A DNA window from Anastrepha obliqua isolate idAnaObli1 chromosome 5, idAnaObli1_1.0, whole genome shotgun sequence contains the following coding sequences:
- the LOC129247465 gene encoding uncharacterized protein LOC129247465, giving the protein MCKSAFLIALLVIATCHFSTLHAGRPSNSAGRRSYYGGYQPAPPVTTEQPQTPKEYLDKKSGFSTFGIISIIFLIILACLAFYYGIMCYPFLCRDEKKYRFMDVSSTTSATSRSIQSIENFPVDQKH; this is encoded by the exons ATGTGTAAAAGTGCTTTTTTGATTGCTTTGCTCGTAATTG CTACCTGCCATTTTTCAACGCTGCATGCGGGTCGTCCAAGCAATTCTGCAGGACGCCGTAGCTACTATGGTGGCTATCAACCAGCGCCACCGGTGACAACTGAGCAACCACAAACGCCCAAAGAATATTTGGACAAAAAGTCGGGTTTCTCAACTTTCGGTATAATCTcgataatattccttattatatTGGCCTGTTTGGCATTCTACTATGGCATTATGTGTTACCCATTTTTGTGTCGCGATGAGAAAAAATATCGCTTTATGGACGTATCATCGACCACATCAGCCACTTCACGTTCCATACAATCTATAGAAAATTTTCCGGTCGATCAAAAACACTGA